One window of Curtobacterium sp. 458 genomic DNA carries:
- a CDS encoding sugar kinase, translating into MTGRVVTVGETMLLLSGQSVGAVPDLDAMRVDTGGAESNVAIGLARAGVPTTWVGRVGTDPAGDRVVADVRGAGVDVVAVADADRSTGLMMKERLADGRTRVTYHRRGSAGSAIGPEDVPAGLVEQAALVHLSGITLALSDRSRATVDAVLDRAEAAGVPVSFDVNHRPKLIDPDTARVRYRAVVERSATVFASDDEARLVLGREEQPDDEDDLARGLAALAHGTAVVKLGSRGAVASVDGVLHRRAATPVRVVDPVGAGDAFVAGWIAAVLGGAEPAVALDRAADAGALACTVASDWRLPDPDAVVTVDDAPEVDHAVHDRVDR; encoded by the coding sequence GTGACCGGGCGGGTGGTCACCGTGGGCGAGACGATGCTCCTGCTCAGCGGACAGTCGGTCGGTGCCGTCCCCGACCTCGACGCGATGCGCGTCGACACCGGCGGCGCGGAGAGCAACGTCGCGATCGGCCTGGCCCGCGCCGGGGTGCCGACGACGTGGGTCGGCCGCGTCGGGACGGACCCGGCGGGCGACCGCGTCGTGGCGGACGTCCGCGGCGCGGGCGTCGACGTGGTCGCGGTCGCCGATGCGGACCGCTCGACCGGACTCATGATGAAGGAGCGGCTGGCCGACGGCCGGACCCGCGTGACGTACCACCGCCGAGGGTCTGCCGGGTCGGCGATCGGACCCGAGGACGTCCCCGCCGGACTCGTCGAGCAGGCCGCCCTCGTGCACCTCAGCGGGATCACCCTCGCGCTCTCGGACCGTTCCCGCGCCACCGTGGACGCCGTGCTCGACCGCGCCGAGGCCGCCGGTGTCCCCGTCTCCTTCGACGTCAACCACCGGCCGAAGCTCATCGACCCGGACACCGCACGCGTTCGCTACCGCGCGGTGGTCGAACGCTCGGCGACCGTGTTCGCGAGCGACGACGAGGCCCGGCTGGTGCTCGGCCGCGAGGAGCAGCCGGACGACGAGGACGACCTCGCGCGCGGTCTCGCGGCACTGGCCCACGGCACCGCGGTGGTGAAGCTCGGCTCCCGCGGAGCGGTGGCCTCGGTCGACGGCGTCCTGCACCGCCGAGCGGCGACGCCCGTCCGCGTGGTGGACCCCGTCGGTGCCGGGGACGCCTTCGTGGCCGGCTGGATCGCGGCCGTCCTCGGTGGCGCCGAGCCGGCGGTCGCGCTCGACCGCGCGGCGGACGCCGGGGCCCTCGCCTGCACCGTGGCGAGCGACTGGAGACTCCCGGACCCCGACGCGGTCGTCACCGTGGACGATGCCCCGGAGGTCGACCACGCCGTGCACGACCGCGTGGACCGCTGA
- a CDS encoding IclR family transcriptional regulator: protein MNTSPDIPARNAALSLRRGLRLLDHVAERTRNGEVSVSLGTLATELGTSKSTVLRLTAPMVETDLLRRTADAGFTLGLGALLLGQSYLEGIDLRAAAAPFLRRTAERTGLTCHLVVPDGTDIVYVDKVETRGTVRMGSRIGNRLPMRNTASGKAIVAFGEPDLLARVLAEPVRAMTDHTITDDVRWRREVDRTHQRGYGIDDRENEPDIRCVAAPVFGHANQVVGAMSISGLASRFPAAAVRELGSGVVRTAHEISVALGSSSAQLALNRTATTRSAR from the coding sequence GTGAACACCTCACCCGACATCCCCGCCCGCAACGCCGCCCTGTCGCTCCGGCGCGGACTCCGGCTGCTCGACCACGTCGCCGAACGCACGCGGAACGGCGAGGTGTCGGTCAGCCTCGGCACCCTCGCCACGGAGCTCGGGACGTCGAAGTCGACCGTCCTCCGCCTGACGGCCCCGATGGTCGAGACCGACCTGCTCCGCCGGACCGCGGACGCCGGGTTCACGCTCGGGCTCGGGGCGCTGCTCCTCGGCCAGAGCTACCTCGAGGGCATCGACCTCCGGGCCGCCGCGGCCCCGTTCCTCCGCCGGACCGCCGAACGGACCGGGCTCACGTGCCACCTCGTCGTCCCGGACGGCACCGACATCGTCTACGTCGACAAGGTCGAGACGCGCGGGACCGTCCGCATGGGGTCCCGCATCGGCAACCGGCTGCCGATGCGCAACACCGCCTCGGGCAAGGCCATCGTGGCGTTCGGGGAGCCGGACCTGCTCGCCCGGGTGCTCGCGGAGCCCGTCCGGGCGATGACGGACCACACCATCACGGACGACGTGCGCTGGCGCCGCGAGGTCGACCGGACGCACCAGCGCGGCTACGGCATCGACGACCGCGAGAACGAACCGGACATCCGGTGCGTCGCCGCACCCGTGTTCGGCCACGCGAACCAGGTCGTCGGGGCGATGAGCATCTCCGGGCTCGCGTCGCGGTTCCCGGCGGCCGCGGTCCGCGAGCTCGGGTCGGGGGTCGTCCGGACGGCGCACGAGATCTCGGTCGCGCTCGGTTCGTCCTCCGCCCAGCTGGCACTGAACCGGACGGCGACGACCCGGAGCGCCCGGTGA
- a CDS encoding alanine racemase has product MTTHVLDDVLLPAMTLRESALASNAAVMQAYVDRHGLLFAPHMKTHMAPALARRQLDLGAWGVTVASVQQAVVAWRHGIHRILIANEVLDPAGLAWIASRRTEDPGADVLFQVDSPAGVTAAADHGALPVLVEVGFPGGRTGVRSPEDGIALARTAHDAGLELRGVTGYEGGLPGPDEARDYVRGVLAVTAAVHPFVGVPRTLLSMGGSAWFDAVVEAVESRPGDVDVLLRSGASLTHDDGFYAERTPFGRHPEEGRLEAAIRVWGRVTSAPEPGLVLVAVGKRDISFDEGLPVVREVRPGGTADARPVTPVPGSVTVTRLDDQHCYLRTTDAAPDLVPGDVVVFGISHPCTVFDKWRRVLVLADDDTVLDTIETEFR; this is encoded by the coding sequence ATGACCACGCACGTGCTCGACGACGTCCTGCTGCCGGCGATGACGCTCCGCGAGTCCGCCCTCGCGTCCAACGCCGCCGTGATGCAGGCGTACGTCGACCGCCACGGCCTGCTGTTCGCGCCGCACATGAAGACCCACATGGCACCCGCCCTGGCCCGCCGGCAACTCGACCTCGGCGCGTGGGGCGTCACGGTCGCCTCCGTCCAGCAGGCCGTCGTGGCGTGGCGGCACGGCATCCACCGGATCCTCATCGCGAACGAGGTGCTCGACCCGGCCGGACTGGCCTGGATCGCGAGCCGTCGCACCGAGGACCCCGGTGCCGACGTCCTCTTCCAGGTCGACTCCCCCGCCGGCGTGACCGCGGCAGCGGACCACGGAGCACTCCCGGTGCTCGTCGAGGTCGGGTTCCCCGGCGGTCGCACGGGCGTCCGGTCCCCCGAGGACGGGATCGCCCTCGCACGCACCGCACACGACGCCGGCCTCGAGCTCCGCGGCGTCACCGGCTACGAGGGCGGGCTGCCCGGCCCCGACGAGGCCCGCGACTACGTGCGCGGCGTCCTCGCGGTCACCGCGGCGGTCCACCCGTTCGTCGGGGTGCCCCGGACGCTCCTGAGCATGGGCGGGAGCGCCTGGTTCGACGCGGTCGTCGAGGCCGTCGAGTCCCGGCCCGGTGACGTCGACGTCCTGCTGCGCTCCGGAGCGTCGCTGACGCACGACGACGGCTTCTACGCCGAGCGGACGCCCTTCGGCCGCCACCCCGAGGAGGGGCGGCTCGAGGCCGCCATCCGCGTCTGGGGTCGGGTCACCTCCGCCCCGGAGCCCGGCCTCGTGCTCGTGGCCGTCGGCAAGCGGGACATCAGCTTCGACGAGGGACTGCCGGTCGTGCGCGAGGTCCGGCCGGGAGGCACGGCTGACGCCCGCCCCGTGACTCCCGTCCCCGGGTCGGTCACCGTCACCCGCCTCGACGACCAGCACTGCTACCTGCGGACCACCGACGCGGCGCCCGACCTCGTCCCGGGGGACGTCGTGGTGTTCGGCATCTCCCACCCCTGCACGGTGTTCGACAAGTGGCGCCGGGTCCTCGTGCTCGCCGACGACGACACCGTGCTCGACACGATCGAGACGGAGTTCCGGTGA
- a CDS encoding MFS transporter has translation MTTTTSTPAPRRTHSTAVAVLVAGTFFMELLDGTILATAAPAMGRDLGVDSAAVGVAITAYLVTLAVFIPVSGWVTDRVGSRTVFAAAIALFTIASALCAASTGLVELTLWRILQGLGGAMMVPVGRLVVLRSAGRDQLVTAIAILTWPALAAPIIAPFVGGVLVDTLTWHWIFLINIPLGVVAFVAALVLVPQERAPERVPFDWLGSLLACFGLGALVVMASLLALDVVPVLAVVVSGVVGAVCCWLAIRHFRRAPHPIMGLESFRLETFRVSHAGGSLFRLAVSAVPFVLPLLFQDAWGWSAVLAGSAVLWVFVGNLGIKPMTTPFLRWFGYRPVIVVSSAVAALSVVAMAFMTPDTPFWLLAVLLVVSGAARSVGFTAYNTIAFADVEQADMTPANTLSSTLQQTAAGFGVAVAAVVIRAASGLGGSGPYVAAFWVIAALLVVACVEGLLMSRTAGDTVRPARRGRVRA, from the coding sequence ATGACGACGACGACATCGACGCCCGCACCACGGCGGACCCACAGCACGGCGGTGGCCGTCCTCGTGGCCGGCACCTTCTTCATGGAGCTGCTCGACGGCACGATCCTCGCGACCGCCGCGCCCGCGATGGGCCGCGACCTCGGGGTCGACTCGGCTGCGGTCGGCGTCGCGATCACCGCCTACCTCGTGACTTTGGCCGTGTTCATCCCGGTGAGCGGCTGGGTGACCGACCGCGTCGGCTCGCGGACCGTCTTCGCCGCGGCGATCGCGCTCTTCACGATCGCGTCCGCACTGTGCGCCGCGTCGACGGGGCTCGTGGAGCTGACGCTCTGGCGCATCCTGCAGGGCCTCGGCGGCGCGATGATGGTGCCCGTCGGCCGGCTCGTCGTGCTCCGGAGCGCCGGACGCGACCAGCTCGTCACGGCGATCGCGATCCTGACCTGGCCGGCGTTGGCGGCGCCGATCATCGCGCCGTTCGTCGGCGGGGTGCTCGTCGACACCCTGACGTGGCACTGGATCTTCCTCATCAACATCCCCCTCGGTGTCGTCGCGTTCGTCGCCGCGCTCGTGCTCGTGCCCCAGGAGCGGGCACCGGAGCGCGTGCCGTTCGACTGGCTCGGGTCGCTGCTCGCGTGCTTCGGCCTCGGCGCGCTCGTCGTGATGGCATCGCTGCTGGCGCTCGACGTGGTGCCGGTCCTCGCGGTCGTCGTCTCCGGGGTCGTCGGCGCGGTGTGCTGCTGGCTCGCGATCCGGCACTTCCGCCGGGCCCCGCACCCGATCATGGGGCTCGAGTCCTTCCGACTCGAGACCTTCCGGGTGTCGCATGCGGGCGGGAGCCTCTTCCGCCTGGCCGTCTCGGCCGTGCCGTTCGTGCTCCCGCTGCTCTTCCAGGACGCGTGGGGGTGGAGCGCGGTGCTCGCCGGGTCCGCCGTGCTCTGGGTCTTCGTCGGCAACCTCGGCATCAAGCCCATGACGACTCCGTTCCTCCGCTGGTTCGGGTACCGGCCCGTCATCGTCGTGTCGTCCGCCGTCGCCGCGCTCAGCGTCGTGGCGATGGCGTTCATGACGCCGGACACCCCGTTCTGGCTGCTCGCGGTGCTGCTCGTCGTGAGCGGTGCTGCTCGGTCGGTCGGGTTCACCGCGTACAACACGATCGCGTTCGCCGACGTCGAGCAGGCGGACATGACCCCGGCGAACACGCTCTCCTCGACGCTGCAGCAGACGGCGGCGGGGTTCGGCGTCGCGGTCGCCGCCGTGGTCATCCGCGCGGCGTCGGGGCTCGGCGGGTCGGGGCCGTACGTGGCCGCGTTCTGGGTCATCGCGGCGCTCCTCGTCGTCGCGTGCGTCGAGGGTTTGCTCATGAGCCGGACGGCGGGGGACACCGTGCGACCCGCCCGGCGGGGGCGGGTCCGCGCCTGA
- a CDS encoding endonuclease/exonuclease/phosphatase family protein yields the protein MAAPQQHGTLDPDADVQPTALRVVSYNLREHTANGELASLAEASQADVLCVQECDSNDLAPSVGGLSLAASTKANRLGLAIYKRDDRFELQDFSIHSLQKSLHDRVLAPAHERLIAMHLRDREADTEVIVASFHASPLTATNSLRRKQIEAAHQFVRDLSSEAPAIMVGDFNYPWFQTNLRRKIEQHGFALSLSDQPTYLRYRKFTGHFDFATSVGLHIAGVETLPAGVSDHRPILVRAHYEHPGDTAGYPTIDAPAA from the coding sequence ATGGCCGCTCCACAGCAGCACGGGACGCTCGACCCCGACGCCGACGTGCAGCCGACCGCACTCCGCGTCGTCAGCTACAACCTCCGTGAGCACACCGCGAACGGCGAACTCGCGTCCCTGGCCGAGGCCTCGCAGGCCGACGTCCTGTGCGTGCAGGAGTGCGACTCGAACGACCTCGCTCCGTCCGTCGGTGGGCTCTCCCTCGCGGCGTCGACGAAGGCGAACCGGCTGGGCCTCGCGATCTACAAGCGCGACGACCGCTTCGAGCTCCAGGACTTCAGCATCCACTCGCTGCAGAAGTCGCTGCACGACCGGGTGCTCGCGCCCGCCCACGAGCGGCTCATCGCCATGCACCTCCGCGACCGCGAGGCCGACACCGAGGTCATCGTCGCCTCGTTCCACGCCTCGCCCCTGACCGCGACGAACTCCCTCCGCCGCAAGCAGATCGAGGCGGCGCACCAGTTCGTCCGCGACCTCTCGAGCGAGGCCCCGGCGATCATGGTCGGCGACTTCAACTACCCGTGGTTCCAGACGAACCTCCGCCGGAAGATCGAGCAGCACGGTTTCGCGCTGTCGCTCTCGGACCAGCCGACCTACCTGCGCTACCGGAAGTTCACCGGGCACTTCGACTTCGCGACCAGCGTCGGCCTGCACATCGCCGGCGTCGAGACGCTCCCCGCGGGGGTGTCCGACCACCGGCCGATCCTGGTCCGGGCGCACTACGAGCACCCCGGCGACACCGCCGGCTACCCGACGATCGACGCCCCCGCGGCCTGA
- a CDS encoding ABC transporter permease subunit, translating to MNNTFQSVIDTFDVFVASVRDTLVMTIISLVVAGVIGLALGLTLYATRPGNLLGNRTVHTVVNVVVNIVRPIPFVILLAAIGPLQREVVGTTIGVPAVTFAISFAASFAVARIVEQNLLAVDPGVVEAARASGAHPVSILLTVLIPEGLGPLILGYTFIYVGIVDMTAQGAIVGGGGLGEYAINYGSQRYDWWIVYVSVAAIVVIVQLGQFLGNRLARATLRR from the coding sequence GTGAACAACACCTTCCAGAGCGTGATCGACACGTTCGACGTCTTCGTCGCCTCGGTGCGCGACACCCTCGTGATGACGATCATCTCGCTCGTCGTCGCCGGCGTGATCGGCCTCGCCCTCGGGCTCACGCTGTACGCCACCCGCCCGGGCAACCTGCTCGGCAACCGGACCGTCCACACCGTCGTCAACGTCGTCGTGAACATCGTCCGGCCGATCCCGTTCGTGATCCTCCTGGCCGCGATCGGTCCCCTGCAGCGGGAGGTCGTGGGCACCACCATCGGCGTCCCCGCGGTGACGTTCGCGATCTCCTTCGCGGCGTCGTTCGCCGTCGCCCGGATCGTGGAGCAGAACCTGCTCGCGGTGGACCCCGGCGTGGTCGAGGCCGCTCGGGCGTCGGGAGCGCACCCGGTGTCGATCTTGCTGACGGTGCTCATCCCGGAGGGCCTCGGGCCGCTCATCCTCGGGTACACGTTCATCTACGTCGGCATCGTCGACATGACGGCGCAGGGCGCGATCGTCGGTGGCGGCGGCCTCGGCGAGTACGCGATCAACTACGGCTCGCAGCGCTACGACTGGTGGATCGTCTACGTCTCGGTGGCGGCGATCGTGGTCATCGTCCAGCTCGGGCAGTTCCTCGGGAACCGTCTGGCGCGCGCGACGTTGCGTCGCTGA
- a CDS encoding methionine ABC transporter ATP-binding protein has product MSALVELRGVSKHYRRADTGETVTAVEDVSLDVHQGEVLGVIGYSGAGKSTLVRLVNALELPSSGSVTVAGQDLTAIPERDRRQARRRIGMIFQQFNLFRSRTIAGNVAYPLKVAGVGKQERDRRVAELLDFVGLLDRAYAYPEQLSGGQKQRVGIARALASNPELLLADEATSALDPDTTSEVLGLLRRVNRELGVTIIVITHEMDAVRQIADRVAVMEHGRVVEVGDVYDVFSKPQTPAAQRFVRTALHDRPSAEQLVRLREHHTGRLVTVQISDEVGLQNRIDAAWRAHGVTAELVFGGVGEIRERRIGSLTYELTSDDPHAVDEAVRDLRASGTTVDEEAAA; this is encoded by the coding sequence GTGTCTGCCCTCGTCGAACTCCGCGGCGTCTCGAAGCACTACCGCCGCGCCGACACCGGCGAGACCGTCACCGCGGTCGAGGACGTCTCCCTGGACGTGCACCAGGGAGAGGTCCTCGGGGTGATCGGCTACTCGGGTGCCGGCAAGTCGACGCTCGTCCGGCTCGTCAACGCCCTCGAGCTCCCGAGCTCCGGGTCGGTGACGGTCGCCGGCCAGGACCTGACGGCGATCCCCGAGCGGGATCGCCGTCAGGCGCGTCGGCGCATCGGGATGATCTTCCAGCAGTTCAACCTGTTCCGGTCCCGGACGATCGCGGGCAACGTCGCGTACCCGCTGAAGGTCGCCGGTGTCGGCAAGCAGGAGCGCGACCGTCGGGTGGCGGAGCTGCTCGACTTCGTCGGACTGCTCGACCGCGCCTACGCCTACCCCGAGCAGCTCTCCGGCGGGCAGAAGCAGCGCGTCGGCATCGCCCGTGCGCTCGCGTCGAACCCCGAGCTCCTGCTCGCCGACGAGGCCACGAGCGCCCTCGACCCGGACACCACGTCGGAGGTCCTCGGGCTGCTCCGCCGGGTGAACCGGGAGCTCGGCGTCACGATCATCGTCATCACGCACGAGATGGACGCCGTGCGGCAGATCGCGGACCGCGTCGCCGTCATGGAGCACGGCCGGGTGGTCGAGGTCGGCGACGTGTACGACGTGTTCTCGAAGCCGCAGACCCCGGCCGCGCAGCGGTTCGTCCGGACGGCCCTGCACGACCGACCGTCCGCGGAGCAGCTCGTGCGACTCCGTGAGCACCACACCGGTCGACTCGTCACCGTGCAGATCTCCGACGAGGTCGGCCTGCAGAACCGCATCGACGCCGCGTGGCGCGCGCACGGCGTGACGGCCGAACTCGTGTTCGGCGGTGTGGGCGAGATCCGGGAGCGCCGGATCGGCTCGCTCACCTACGAGCTGACGAGCGACGACCCGCACGCCGTCGACGAGGCCGTCCGCGACCTGCGTGCGAGCGGCACCACCGTGGACGAGGAGGCGGCGGCGTGA
- a CDS encoding MetQ/NlpA family ABC transporter substrate-binding protein: MSAPALPQKPKGKRPIGWIVAAAVVVVAIVVAVIVGAVRAGGDGGAGATADGGAAKTVKIGVADKALPYWKTYTKLAKEKLNVTVQLVNFSDYSLPNPALKDGQVDINQFQHIQYLADYNVTSDDDLQPIGSTAVYPLPLYATKYDSASALPADAKVAIPNDAINQARALLVLQDAKLLTLKNGGTAFSTTADIETHKVDVQTLDASQTANALQQGSVAAAVVNNNFATAAGLPVKDVISKDDPSSASAAPYVNVFAVRKADEDDTTYLALAKLFQDSAVQKAFKEDYPQAVARNVSASQLQSELATVEQDAKAAKQ; encoded by the coding sequence ATGTCCGCACCTGCACTGCCCCAGAAGCCGAAGGGCAAGCGTCCGATCGGCTGGATCGTCGCTGCGGCCGTCGTCGTCGTCGCGATCGTCGTCGCCGTGATCGTCGGTGCCGTCCGTGCCGGTGGTGACGGCGGAGCGGGTGCGACTGCCGACGGCGGTGCCGCCAAGACGGTGAAGATCGGTGTCGCGGACAAGGCGCTGCCGTACTGGAAGACCTACACGAAGCTCGCGAAGGAGAAACTGAACGTCACCGTGCAGCTCGTGAACTTCTCGGACTACTCGCTGCCGAACCCGGCGCTGAAGGACGGCCAGGTCGACATCAACCAGTTCCAGCACATCCAGTACCTCGCGGACTACAACGTCACCTCGGACGACGACCTGCAGCCGATCGGCTCGACGGCCGTCTACCCGCTGCCGCTCTACGCGACGAAGTACGACAGCGCCTCGGCCCTGCCGGCGGACGCGAAGGTCGCGATCCCGAACGACGCGATCAACCAGGCGCGTGCCCTCCTCGTGCTGCAGGACGCGAAGCTCCTCACGCTGAAGAACGGCGGGACGGCGTTCTCGACGACCGCTGACATCGAGACGCACAAGGTCGACGTGCAGACCCTCGACGCCTCGCAGACCGCGAACGCGCTGCAGCAGGGCTCCGTCGCCGCAGCCGTGGTGAACAACAACTTCGCGACCGCTGCCGGCCTGCCGGTCAAGGACGTCATCTCGAAGGACGACCCGTCGAGTGCCAGCGCAGCCCCGTACGTCAACGTGTTCGCCGTCCGGAAGGCCGACGAGGACGACACGACCTACCTGGCCCTCGCGAAGCTGTTCCAGGACAGCGCGGTGCAGAAGGCGTTCAAGGAGGACTACCCGCAGGCCGTCGCGCGCAACGTGAGCGCCTCCCAGCTGCAGAGCGAGCTCGCCACCGTCGAGCAGGACGCGAAGGCGGCCAAGCAGTAG
- a CDS encoding 2'-5' RNA ligase family protein: MRSIELVLSPASDAAVRAVWDELIADDLPSLGRHVSASNAPHVTLAAGPDLPLPTGFDAPVPATLRLGGVLLFPAGPERSVLVRAVVVDPALAAFHEAVHRAAPGGVDTSLPGAWSPHVSFARRVRDVDLPRALAALRRAPLPEVLEVGGVRFWDGEAGAVTPLA; the protein is encoded by the coding sequence GTGCGGAGCATCGAACTCGTCCTGTCCCCGGCGTCGGACGCGGCCGTCCGAGCAGTGTGGGACGAGCTGATCGCTGACGACCTGCCGAGCCTCGGTCGGCACGTGTCGGCGTCGAACGCGCCGCACGTCACCCTCGCTGCCGGTCCGGACCTGCCCCTTCCGACCGGGTTCGACGCGCCCGTGCCCGCGACGCTCCGGCTCGGCGGTGTCCTGCTCTTCCCCGCCGGTCCGGAGCGGTCCGTGCTCGTCCGGGCCGTCGTCGTCGACCCGGCGCTCGCCGCCTTCCACGAGGCCGTCCACCGCGCTGCGCCCGGCGGCGTCGACACCTCGCTGCCGGGTGCGTGGTCGCCGCACGTGTCGTTCGCACGGCGGGTCCGGGACGTCGATCTCCCGCGGGCGCTGGCGGCACTCCGGCGGGCACCGCTGCCCGAGGTGCTCGAGGTGGGCGGCGTGCGGTTCTGGGACGGCGAGGCGGGGGCGGTCACGCCGCTGGCGTGA
- a CDS encoding FAD-binding protein, translating into MTGHVPQRPSAARGIVGGMRSTTSELNWSGTVTYTAERVVRPGSVAEAAEVVARSPRVHGLGTRHSFNDVADTPGVLLDLTGVPTDLVVDTDARTATMGAGTRYGLVAPEIDRAGFALHNMGSLPHISIGGAVATGTHGSGTTLGSLSTAVRSLELIGPDGELHTVRRDDPGFAGTVLHLGLFGIVTRVTLDLQSTYGMRQDSYGPVPWDVFTAHVAEVHAAGYSVCSYTVFGDEISDVLVKSRVPDGAVDVTVPEHLLGAPKRPGTPGDGHHTARDGSVGPWWDRLPHFPIESVPSVGSEVQSEHFVPLRHAAAALDAVRTMAARIQPHLHVCELRTMAADPFWLSPTQGEDVLCIAFTWKKHPAEVAALLPDLEGLLAPFDGRPHWGKMSSLDGEAIAGLYPRLPAVRDLVRAADPDRVFGSAFAERVLGV; encoded by the coding sequence ATGACCGGCCACGTGCCGCAGCGCCCGTCGGCCGCGCGTGGCATCGTGGGCGGCATGCGGTCGACGACGAGCGAGCTGAACTGGTCCGGCACGGTCACCTACACGGCGGAGCGCGTCGTCCGGCCCGGCTCCGTGGCCGAGGCCGCCGAGGTCGTCGCCCGCTCCCCGCGGGTGCACGGCCTCGGCACCCGGCACTCGTTCAACGACGTCGCGGACACCCCCGGCGTGCTGCTCGACCTCACGGGCGTCCCGACCGACCTCGTCGTCGACACCGACGCACGGACCGCGACGATGGGCGCCGGGACCCGGTACGGACTCGTCGCACCGGAGATCGACCGCGCCGGGTTCGCCCTGCACAACATGGGCTCGCTGCCGCACATCTCGATCGGCGGCGCGGTCGCGACCGGCACGCACGGCTCCGGCACGACGCTCGGTTCGCTGAGCACCGCCGTCCGCTCCCTCGAGCTGATCGGCCCGGACGGCGAGCTCCACACCGTGCGCCGCGACGACCCCGGGTTCGCGGGCACGGTCCTCCACCTCGGGCTGTTCGGCATCGTGACCCGGGTGACCCTCGACCTCCAGTCGACGTACGGCATGCGGCAGGACTCCTACGGCCCGGTCCCGTGGGACGTCTTCACCGCGCACGTCGCCGAGGTCCACGCCGCCGGCTACTCGGTGTGCTCGTACACGGTGTTCGGCGACGAGATCAGCGACGTGCTCGTGAAGTCCCGCGTCCCCGACGGCGCCGTCGACGTGACTGTGCCGGAACACCTCCTCGGTGCGCCGAAGCGGCCGGGGACACCGGGTGACGGGCACCACACCGCCCGCGACGGGTCGGTCGGTCCGTGGTGGGACCGCCTGCCGCACTTCCCCATCGAGTCGGTCCCGAGCGTCGGGTCCGAGGTCCAGAGCGAGCACTTCGTCCCGCTCCGGCACGCGGCGGCGGCCCTCGACGCCGTCCGGACGATGGCGGCGCGCATCCAGCCGCACCTGCACGTCTGCGAACTCCGGACGATGGCGGCCGATCCGTTCTGGCTGAGTCCGACCCAGGGTGAGGACGTGCTCTGCATCGCCTTCACCTGGAAGAAGCACCCGGCCGAGGTCGCGGCGCTCCTGCCCGACCTCGAGGGTCTGCTCGCCCCCTTCGACGGGCGGCCGCACTGGGGGAAGATGAGCTCCCTGGACGGCGAGGCGATCGCCGGGCTGTACCCGCGCCTCCCGGCCGTCCGCGACCTGGTCCGCGCCGCGGACCCGGACCGCGTCTTCGGCTCCGCCTTCGCCGAGCGCGTCCTCGGGGTCTGA